A region of the Apium graveolens cultivar Ventura chromosome 6, ASM990537v1, whole genome shotgun sequence genome:
CATATACAAATGCAAAAAAATTATATCAATAATGCCTTTTTTAGTTTATGAGTCATTTACAATTTAATTTAAGGGACCACATAGGCAACAATTAAAGGTTGCTAACTATTGGAGTAGAATGTTGCCATGTTGATATAAAATtgagtgaaaataaaatattaatatatatgatgATTTGGCAAAGTAGGCAACTAGCTTGACAACCCCTTATTGGAGTAGCCAAGATCTAGTTCCATTACCTTCAAGACAAGTCGGACAACATTCCTCCTCCTCCAGCACCAAAACAATAGGTTCATTAGACTTCTTGAGTTCACCAGATTTTTCAAGCTCATCTTGCACTTCTTTGGATGAGTCAAGAACTGCGTCAGATTGTACTTTCACATCAGATTTATTCAAGATATTAGGTGTTGATTCATAACTGATTCCAGTGTTACTTTCTTCAACAGACTGATTGGCTGACGCAATACGGGGCCGTCCAGAATTTGCATCATATGGTATAGGTGCCGGTGGTGGTCTGTAAGTGTCTGGAATTGAAGTTTCAAGATTTGGATCAACTAAAAACCCTGTACTGAGCACAGTGGCTGTTCCAGTATGAGAGGACAAAGGTTGATGCTCCTCTGACACTCTTGGATACTGCAGTTAGATTTCCAACAAGAAAGAGATTAGACATAAAAACTCGTTGCAGAAGTTATTAATAGTGTGGAGATGGATTGAATTCAATGGATGGAACATGATAATTTTACATAGTACTTTGAGCAAGAAATTGAATTCTAATCTAACTCCAGTGACCAGCCATACAGAGAATCCTAAAGTTGCTAGCAGGCACATCTAAGACTTTTCATTCGAATTTTATCACATAAAGAGTGCTCTTAATTTTTAAGTATAAAAATTATCAGCCACCACAAAAATTTAGAAATTTAAACAAGCGCTATATTCAAGTCAAACGAAACATAAAAATCAAGAGAATTAGAGAAGAATTATTACTGACATGATAAAATGGAGGTGAACTGTTCAGTTCCCTCTCTCTTGAACAACAGCAGCAGCAACCACCCATTTTGTTTTATCTTTTATTCACCCAaggttatcaggacttggttCATCTTCTAAACTGTTTTAAAAAATAGCAGAAAGTGTTATCTTCATGGCTCATGGGTGTACATATCCACAAGTGAGACACAGACGTATATAATCAATAATGACTAAATGGGTTATATAAGCAATATTCAAGTAAAATATCTGATGTCACTTGTATCTATGCAGCTCTATTCAAAATGAGCTGATAAGGTGCATCTTGTATTTGCGAGAAAGGATACTGCTAAAATTATCACAAACACGGTACTTGTCAAGGTACTGTGTAATTACTATGCATCTTCTATTTTCCAGCATTTCACTATGCATTAGCAAACACAGTACTTCAGCGCACAAACAACTCATAATTATCAATATTTAGATAACTGAAAAAAAACATCTCAATGGAACCATAATTCCAATACCTTGAGGGCTCTAAGACCAATCTATCTacataatttttaagaaaaatcaCGAGTACGAGAGTTGTAGATTCCATTGCCAGATATTAAAGCAATTCTTTTTTCATAAATGCAATTTGAAATAATATGAAAAGCATGTAGGATTTTTAAATTTCTTAACATCACCTTCTTTCCGAGACTTCAAAATTTTCGAGTTTAATGAAAATACAAACATGCACAAACAAACGAAGTAAATTCCTGCCCCTAAAGCAAATAAAGTCAAACGAAACATGCCTGAGATTAAAAAATATAGGTTTTCTCCAAACAATATGGCGATAAACAATCAAAAAACCAAACCAAATAAACCTAATATGCCAGAGATTTTAAAAAAACTCTAGGTTTTTAAAATAAAGAAACATGCCGGAGATTTTAAAAAAACTCTAGGTATTCTCCAAACAAACTGTTGATAAACAATCAAAAAAACATAATATGTCCCGGTTGTAGGTAAGGATGCTAGCAAAACCACCCCAACTCCAAAGAACAAACAGCCCTAAACATCAGCTCGCCAACGCCTAATCTCTAATACTACATAATCCACAAAAACAAACATAAATATTTCATCTCGAAACAAAATAAAAAATCTCCATACCACCACAAAACCTCAACAAAGCTACAAACAACCCCATCCAATCCCAAACAACAAACCCAACACCAAACCATCCATTACTTCATGAAACTAACGCAATTTCCAAAACACCCTAAACTaataaaaaacaaacaaaatcACAAACCAGCACACACAGTAAACAAACAATATGCACTTAAGAGCTAAAACAAACTAAATCAACTAAAATCAAAGCACAAATTCAACAAACCCTAACAACAAATCGATCCACAAGCAAAATAATCAGTTAAAATCAAAGATATAAGTACCTTATGAAAAGCTGAAAAATCAAACACCAAGTTGATTAACAAGTACAAAGCAATCAATCAAGAATAAATACAAACAAGTTAaataatttcataaataaatgattattatctAAAAGCAGATGAATATAAAACATGTAAGTATATATACAAATACCTTGAGATTGAGGTGAGTTGGAGAGGGGTTGAGGTCCACCTTTTGTGAATGAAGAGAAACAACGACTCGGAAAAGTATTACTAGGAGACTACTTGTCAATAACTacgttaattatttatttgttttgttttgttttaattaatatttatttatggatataaattctaattttaataaattagtgTGATGGTAATTTGGGGAATTATAGAAAGTTATATTGATTTTACACGTAGAGTTTTTGTTTGTTGTATATGATTGGTAAAGTTTGGTGGATGCTTTTATCTAACCTTCTTTTTCATTTGGTGCCCTGCCACTATGTTTTACATGCTTCCTTTTTCTTTTGTGATGCTTTTATTCttgttttggagttatttgtttTGGTTAAGTGGTGTTTTAATTGGAAATTGAGGTGCAATTGATTTGGGTGACTTgtgttttgttctcaaatttGTTTAGGGTTGACATGGTTGGTTTAATATTGTTATACATCAAGGAAAATGTGGGGGACTTTCccaaaatatattcaatgataGTATATTTTAAATTAATGCTCACTTTCTTTGAATTGAGCCATGAGACAGGGCAAAATTAATGATCACTTCAAAAATAATATGTGATCAGGTATATAGGGCCGGTCCTCAAAAATTGAAGGCTCAGTGTAAAAATATTTAAGGAGTCctttttcaaaaaatatatttaaaatgtTATAGAAaaaactaatttttagaattacaaatataaataaattttatgtataTGAATTTTTAAACTACTAATTGCTGTTATAGGAATTGAAACTCTCATAAACATACTTACTAATGTACTATATGcgtttaaattaaatattttaatatatttagtGAACTTGTTCAAAAATTAAGATAATCTGAAATtgttttagtttaaaaaatttaGATAACCCCAAATCATTTAAAATACAAAATCAGTTATTATTCAAATGAAACGTACATTTGCAATAAGACCTCAAATTTCGTAAAAAAAACGGTTTGAATTAACGTGAATAAAAGTGAAGAGatagttatatttaaaaaaaaatataaaattgattTGAGTATTTTCACGTAGGTAAATTTGTATACAAATATAAACAATAACTTAAATTTTTTGGGCCCTTTCTTGTAGTGGGCCCAGTGCAATCGCACACTTTGAGTCTGGACCACTTGGTCATGAGTCcggtaaatatttattttatttttttgaaggGGACAGGTCTTTAGCAACCGTTTGCTGTTTAAAGTTTGTTAACAAACAATTTATCAGCCGTTGGATGGGGGATTAACGGGTGAGATGGCATCCGGACCGCTGAAATTTTCCGCGGTGGGTCTGGACGGACCGCGGAAAATTTCCGCGATTGGGTGCTGTCCCCTTATCCCAAACATCCCAACAGCACCTCATTTCACCACAAAAAACAccaaaaatttcaagaaaaatTCTACTCTCTCCAAGTTTACATTTTAGGCGATTTTGGGCCATTTTCATCAAGAAATTCAAGTTGTTTTGTCAATTCAAGGTATATTTCTTGTCTTAAATTTCACATTTTCATGGCGGATAAATTATTTGCTCGTATGTTTCGTCATAAACgtcaaaatgaaaaaaaaaagaCTATTGATTGTAGTTTACATCTTGATAGTTTAAATAGTAGTGAAGAACCTAAAACCCCTGTATATGTTCAAGATGATGATTTTGTAGATAGAAATGAggaatttattaatttagatgacaatttggttgatgttgaagatgaaagtgatggaaatgaggttgaaaatgaggttgaaaatgatagtgataatgttgagggtgaggatgaagatgataatgtagAGGATGCAAATTTGTATGAAAATGTTGATGGGGGGAGTTCCATATTTGAATCAAATTTTTCAAAGTGTGGATGAGGCCGGTCATTTTTTTAGGGCTTATGCTTTACGAAATGGATTTGCTATTAAAATTCAAGCTAGCCATCGTAATAAAGACAACGAGATATATGGTCGTTTATATGTTTGTAGGCTTTATGAAAAAAGTGTCGTCGCCGAGAGTAGTCAAAATAAACGGCGTAGAGAGGTTCTTCCTAAAAGCGAGTGCAAGGTGAGGATGTATGTCAATTATCAAATGAAAAAATGTCACTGGGAGGTAACTAGCCTTGAATTGGTACACAACCACGGTCTTGTTTCCCCTAGTAAGATGAATTTGGTACAACGAGAAAGACATATCAACACCGCGACCCGTAGTTTGATAAAAACGCTTTATGGTTCGGGGGTTCGTAATTGTCAAGTGATGAATGTGATTGGTAACATTCATGGAGGTAATGACAAAGTTGGTTTCAATGTTCAACATGTTAGGAATGTGTTAAGAGACGAGAGGAAGAAAAGGTTTGAGATTAGTGACGCCCAAGCGGGGTTGGACTTGTTGCATAGGTTGAATGAAGAAAGTggttctaaatattttattaggaCCGAAGTCGATGAAGAGAATCGCTTGAAGTGTCTAGTATGGATTGATCCGAGATGTATAATGGCTTACCAAAATTTTGGCGATGTTATGGCTTTTGATACCACTTATCGGACAAATAGGTATGCAATGCCATTTGTCCCATTTACCGGAGTCAATCATCATTATCAATCGGTAATTTTCGGGTTTGCATTGATGCGGGATGAACACGCGTCGACTTTTGAGTGGATTCTTCGTACTTGGCTTGAAGGTGTGGGGAATAATCCTCCATTGACTATAATCACGGATCAAGATCAAGCCATGGCAAGCGCTATTGCGGTTGTACTCCCGAATACTACCCATTTATTGTGTTCTTGGCACATTAGTCAAATATTCCCGGAGAAATTAGCTCATTATTATTCGGCTTTTCCGGAATTCAAGACGGACTTCAACAATTGCATTTATAAATCTCTCACCGAATGTGTTTTTGAAGCTAGATGGGCGTCGTTTGTGGAAAAGTATCACTTGCAAGATCATAAATGGTTAAAGGGGTTATATGAGTTGAAGCACAAGTGGATTCCTGCATATACTAGAAACAAATTTTCGGCGTTTCAAAATAGTACATCGAGGAGTGAGGGGATGAATTCTTTCTTTGATAAGTATGTGAGTTCGGCAACGGGTTTGAAGGAATTCATTGAAAATGCCCAAAAAGCATTGGCAAGGCAATTCATGAGGGAGAAGGAAGAAGATTATGTCACCATTAATCTAAAACGTCCCATGAAATTGCATACCACATTGGAGTATCATGCTTCTTGTATCTACACTAAGGAAATGTTTAGAAGATTTCAAGATGAATTGGTTGAGTCTTCAAAATACTTTGTTGAAAAAGACCGACGAGCTAGTGAAGAAGGGGAGAGAATGGGGGATGTTTATACGTACTATAGTTGTTATAGGCCCATGTCCGAGCCTACGAGAAGAAATGTTTATTTTGTGGCATTCGAGAAAGCAAGCTCTTTGGGAATGTGTACGTGTAGAATGCTTGAACATTCGGGGCTACCTTGTAGACACCTATTGGCGGTCTTCACTAAGAAACGGGTTTCGGAAATTCCCCCGTATTACATAAACCGGAGGTGGACAATGCAtgccaatagagttgatggtgtaTTACCTTACAATTTGGATGTTGGACAAAGTCATGAGATGACCTCAACCGATCGATTTAATAGCATGACAATGTTAACCATGAGTTTTTGTCAAAGTAGCATTGCATCCAAGGAACGGTATGATTATGCCGTTGGAGTGATGAATCGAGAAATACCAATTCTCAAAAAAATGAGCGTTGATGGAATTAAATCTTACGAAAGCAATTCGCAAGCTCCAAATGCAAGTGCTCATGAAGAAAcaattcttgaccctatgatgTCCCAAACTAAAGGGAGGAAGAAGGACGTTCGTTTCAAAAGTCCAATAGAATCGATTGGTAAAAAGGAGAAGCCGCCAAGAAGGTGCACTTATTGTCAAATGGAAGGCCATGATAAAAGGAAGTGTGCTAGTAGACTAGAAGATCTTAAAAATGTTCAAGAATCGCAATATAATTAGTGGTGTACCATTTTGTAACCGAATGTTGTAATCTTTAAATGGATTTGAATTTTAAGTGTTTAACATTGCTTTCTTTTTTGTTATGttttattgtcatataattgccaattattgtcatataattgtattttattgtGATAGGTAACATGTCTAGCGAGTATAGTGGTGAGAACAACTCCGATCATAGTTGTGATTCGGTTTCCCACGTTAGCAACACATTCTCGGACTCCCTACCAAGCGACTCGTGGTATGAGGACAATGACGAGGAAGATGTGGTCTCACCAACCTTTAGTGAGATGGAAGATGCATGTGCCGAGTTGATGCCCCTTGTGGACAATGACGAGCCGCCCCATGTGGAGGAAGAGGAAACGGACTTGTACCCACCCGATGAGGAGGCTTATAGGGCCAAAAATTGGATCGAGGCATGCAATTGAATGGAGGGTACTGAACCGTGGAGATTGGTGAACTCTCATCCGGATCCGTACTTCCTTCCGATCTTGAATTTGGGCAACAACACGCCCGATGGAAAATGGAAAAAATCCGGATGGAATGGAGGTAAGCTTGTTAAATGTGATCGGATTGCCGATATTGTAAACTTGAGGCCTCGTGAGGGTTGTAATATGGACCAAATACGCATCGAATATGTGAAGGGTTGGGTTTCACACCTAACGGGAGGGACGGAGAGGGAACGCGGGACATGTTTTGCAAGATTTCGTCTCTACGATGGCTCGAATACGATTCCCGTTACCATTTGGAACGACTCCAACCCTTACCCTTGGAAACTTACGGAAGGCCATATCCGTGATGGTTGTGTACTTGTTCTCTACCATATTGCATGCTTCGTGGATACTACGCAAGGAGTTGCTCAACACCGGTTATCCGGTGGTCTTTCTAATATACTAGGTATTTTTGGTTAGGACCaatatatttcataaaatttagTGGACTGTATTGATCGTGTAATTTTTATTCGAATCTATGTATTTTCATTGaattttatatgaatttatatgaattaaaGTATGAAATTTGAGATTGAAAGTGTACCTAAAAATTTGAGATTGAAAAGTAAAATTTACAAGTCGAACTATACATTACAAATTATTATGAAATGTGTTGAAAggtttttttcaatatttggacAAGCGTTGACTTTTGTTGACTtttttaatgaattttcaatttaacgtaaaaaaagattttttttttcaTAATCACTCTCATTACCATATTTTAAGACTTTTGAGAGTGGTTTGGATCAGTGGAAGTTAGTTTAGGACTAACTTCCAAAAAATAAGCAATTTCAACAGAAGGTTTGCATGCATGCCTCTGTTTCTGCTCTGTTTTTCTGATCAGTTTGCTGGAACAAAACCAAAGGGACGGACCGCGGAAATTTTCCGCGGTTGGGCTAAAGAGGGACCGCGGAAATTTTCCGCGGCTGGGCAGGAATTTTTTTGTAATGCAGACTGTATACAGAAATTCACCACCTATAATCCACAAAAATTGCCAACAAAATCCAGCATAATTTACCACCTATAATCCACCAAATTCATCAAAATTGGCAACAAAAATCCCACACACCTATAATCCCCCGAAATCAAGCATAATTCACCAAAATAATCCTCCAAAATCCAAAACAATCCAAAACCCACAAAATCCaccaaaataaaatcaaataaaaccgACAATATAAAATCAAATGATATCCAAGTACGTAAACCGACAATATAAAATCAAAAGAAATGCAACTACATAATCCGACAACCTAAAATGAAACGAAATCCAACTACATAATCCGACAACCTAAAATCAAATGAAATTCAACTACGAAGCTTCGTGACGCCTACGCATACGAATCCCGGGAATCCCCCTTGCCTTCCCTAGCTGAAGCTCCCTAGCTATCCTATACCTAAAGGTATCCACCTCCTCCTGCGACCAATTCGGTACCTCGGCTAAGTCATATCTTTGTGTGAAGTAGTCCATGTACTTCATCACATAAACACCACAATCATTAGAGTTTCGTTGCTTTGGCCTGGACGGT
Encoded here:
- the LOC141667298 gene encoding putative E3 ubiquitin-protein ligase RHB1A; this translates as MGGCCCCCSRERELNSSPPFYHYPRVSEEHQPLSSHTGTATVLSTGFLVDPNLETSIPDTYRPPPAPIPYDANSGRPRIASANQSVEESNTGISYESTPNILNKSDVKVQSDAVLDSSKEVQDELEKSGELKKSNEPIVLVLEEEECCPTCLEEYDAENPKIITKCEHHFHLACILEWLERSDTCPVCDQEMIFDPTADG
- the LOC141664795 gene encoding protein FAR1-RELATED SEQUENCE 5-like; translation: MLMGGVPYLNQIFQSVDEAGHFFRAYALRNGFAIKIQASHRNKDNEIYGRLYVCRLYEKSVVAESSQNKRRREVLPKSECKVRMYVNYQMKKCHWEVTSLELVHNHGLVSPSKMNLVQRERHINTATRSLIKTLYGSGVRNCQVMNVIGNIHGGNDKVGFNVQHVRNVLRDERKKRFEISDAQAGLDLLHRLNEESGSKYFIRTEVDEENRLKCLVWIDPRCIMAYQNFGDVMAFDTTYRTNRYAMPFVPFTGVNHHYQSVIFGFALMRDEHASTFEWILRTWLEGVGNNPPLTIITDQDQAMASAIAVVLPNTTHLLCSWHISQIFPEKLAHYYSAFPEFKTDFNNCIYKSLTECVFEARWASFVEKYHLQDHKWLKGLYELKHKWIPAYTRNKFSAFQNSTSRSEGMNSFFDKYVSSATGLKEFIENAQKALARQFMREKEEDYVTINLKRPMKLHTTLEYHASCIYTKEMFRRFQDELVESSKYFVEKDRRASEEGERMGDVYTYYSCYRPMSEPTRRNVYFVAFEKASSLGMCTCRMLEHSGLPCRHLLAVFTKKRVSEIPPYYINRRWTMHANRVDGVLPYNLDVGQSHEMTSTDRFNSMTMLTMSFCQSSIASKERYDYAVGVMNREIPILKKMSVDGIKSYESNSQAPNASAHEETILDPMMSQTKGRKKDVRFKSPIESIGKKEKPPRRCTYCQMEGHDKRKCASRLEDLKNVQESQYN